The proteins below come from a single Asterias rubens chromosome 9, eAstRub1.3, whole genome shotgun sequence genomic window:
- the LOC117294403 gene encoding probable tRNA(His) guanylyltransferase, which translates to MCFVYIFLNTVYKHFKHQPERRGLLLSKVLIMANSKFEYVRQFEEVDKLLPNTWIVMRLDGRGFHKFADTHGFRKPNDTRGLSLMNFCAECVMEEFKDVVLAYGQSDEYSFVFKRETTQFSRRASKLMTNMVSLFSSSFVFHWRKYFPDRQLLYPPAFDGRIVLYPSNRNLRDYLSWRQADCHINNLYNTCFWKLVNDGGLTKKQGEERLRGTFSSDKNELLFSEFGINYNNEPELYRKGSVQIWQPTTEVTVKQCKSKESEEMLRREVVRTRRKVTLFHTDIIGDTFWTEHPEILGASCS; encoded by the exons ATGTGTTtcgtttacatttttttaaacacagtttaCAAACATTTCAAACACCAGCCAGAACGCAGGGGGCTGCTGTTATCTAAGGTTTTGATTATGGCCAACAGTAAATTCGAGTATGTTCGTCAGTTTGAAGAAGTCGACAAGTTGCTTCCCAACACATGGATTGTCATGAGACTAGATGGAAGAGGTTTTCACAA ATTTGCAGACACACATGGCTTCCGTAAACCAAACGACACAAGAGGATTGTCCCTCATGAACTTCTGCGCTGAGTGCGTGATGGAAGAGTTTAAGGATGTCGTACTTGCCTATGGGCAGAGCGATGAATACAGCTTTGTGTTCAAGAGAGAGACAACACAGTTTAGCAGAAGGGCGAG TAAACTAATGACCAACATGGTGTCTCTCTTCTCATCATCCTTTGTGTTCCATTGGAGGAAATATTTCCCCGATCGGCAGCTTCTCTACCCCCCAGCCTTTGATGGTCGGATCGTCCTGTACCCAAGCAACCGAAACCTCAGAGACTACCTCAGCTGGAGGCAGGCAGACT GCCACATCAATAACTTGTACAACACATGCTTCTGGAAGTTGGTCAATGACGGCGGACTGACAAAGAAACAAGGAGAGGAGAGACTAAGG GGAACTTTCTCAAGTGATAAGAATGAACTGCTGTTCTCAGAGTTTGGAATCAACTACAACAATGAGCCGGAGTTGTACCGCAAAGGAAGTGTTCAGATATGGCAACCA acGACGGAGGTAACGGTGAAACAGTGCAAGAGCAAAGAGTCTGAGGAGATGCTAAGGCGAGAGGTGGTTCGGACGAGGAGGAAAGTTACGCTCTTTCACACGGACATCATCGGTGACACCTTCTGGACAGAACATCCTGAAATATTAGGAGCTTCCTGCAGTTGA
- the LOC117294763 gene encoding ras-related protein Rab-24-like — MSGSRVDLKVVLLGKEFGGKTSLVERYLHDRFHGDVPYQNTIGAAFGAKKIEVDSRTVTMGVWDTAGSERYEAMSRIYYRGAKAAIVCYDLTEAPSFDRAKFWVEELKKNEENCKIYLSGNKFDLVDDDKKRRQVDYHSVTDYADELHAEVFETSSKTGYNIKELFFKIAKDYVRDPRNNEATADLPEGTFSLDTKPQKKSDGCPC; from the exons ATGAGTGGAAGCCGGGTGGATTTGAAGGTGGTTTTACTCGGCAAGGAGTTCGGCGGTAAAACCAGCCTGGTGGAGCGCTACCTGCACGACAGATTCCATGGAGATGTACCATATCAAAAT ACTATCGGTGCAGCTTTCGGAGCAAAGAAGATTGAAGTGGATTCCAGAACAGTTACAATGGGTGTATGG GACACAGCTGGTTCAGAGAGATATGAAGCAATGAGTAGGATATACTACAGAGGAGCAAAAGCAGCCATAGTTTGTTATG ATCTCACAGAAGCTCCAAGTTTTGACAGAGCAAAATTCTGGGTTGAAGAACTGAAAAAGAATGAAGAG AACTGCAAGATTTATTTATCAGGTAACAAGTTTGACCTTGTAGATGACGACAAGAAGAGACGGCAAGTTGACTACCACAGCGTGACGGACTATGCAGACG AGTTACATGCTGAGgtgtttgaaacatcaagtAAAACTGGATACAATATAA AAGAGCTATTCTTCAAAATTGCCAAAGATTATGTTCGAGATCCTAGGAATAATGAAGCCA CTGCTGATTTACCAGAAGGAACATTTTCTCTGGACACCAAGCCTCAAAAAAAGTCAGATGGATGTCCCTGTTAA